GGTCGCCTCGTGGCCACCTACGTCACCGTCGCCCATTCGGCCCTGGGATTCGGCATGGCCATCGCCGCGGCACGTATCGGCGAGACGCTGGGTTGGTGGCACGTCGATCGACTCTATCTGCTGGCTGCGCACGCGCTGTTGGGTGCCGTGGGATTCGGCACACTGTCCGCCATCGGCGTGGGCAGTCGGATGATCCCCACGTTTCTCTCGGCGCCGGGCGACGATCGCCGCCGGCTGGAGTGGCATCTCTGGCTCACCAGCATCGGACTCGCGGTATTCGCCCTGGGCGCGGTGCTCACCCAGCGTTGGTTGTTGCGGGCGGGCTCCGCCACGCTGCTCGTCAGCGGTGCGCTCGCCACATGGCTGCTGGCCTCATGGTTCCGGCGACGTCAGCGCTCCCTCGACGCACCACTGCGTCACGTGGCCCTGGCCGCCTGCGCCTTCGGGACGGCGGTGGTGATGGGCGTGATCATCTTCGTCGGCAGTCCGCTGTCGCTGCATCACTGGGCCGCGGCGCTGCTGGTACTGCTGCTGGGTTGGCTGATCATGCTGGTGATCGGCGTGATGTCGAAAATCCTGCCACACATCACCTTCCTGCACCTCGCGCCATCCCGGCCCCGTCTCAGGGCGATGGGATCGCCCAACAACCTGCTGCGCACCGATTGGCAGATCGTCGCCGCCAGCAGTCTGGCCGCCGGATGGATGCTGCTCGCGATGGGAGTGTGGATGCAGCAGCGGACGCTCGTCACCATCGGTGCCGCGTCGTGGAGCGTGGGCACCCTGGCCGTCGTGGCGAACTACCTGCGTCTGTTCGCTACGTGTCTTCCGCGGACTATGCCGGAGACGGCGGCGCCAGAGGCAGCGTCGGCATCGCGCGCATGAGCACCGTGAGCTGACGTCCCGGTCGCAGCGCATCGGCCAGCGAATACCCATCGAGCACGGCCAGAAACGCCGACAACGCCTCGTCGAGCATGCCGGCCAGGACGCAGGCCGGAGCAATGGGACAGGTGTTGTGCTCGGGGTCGAAACATTCCACCAGCGCGAGATTGTCCTCCATCCTGCGCACCAGGACTCCGAGCGCGATCGCCGTGGCCGGCATCGCGAGCCGTACGCCGCCATTGCGGCCCCGCACGGTTTCGACGTAGCCCAGTTCGGCGAGACGTTGCACGATCTTCACCAGATGCTCGTGCGACATGTTCATGCGCACGGCGATGGTGTGCACGGGAATGCATGCCTCCGGTTCGAGGCCCAGCACCATCAGGCACCGCAGCGCATTGTCGGTGAATCGCGTGAGTCGCATGAGAAAATGTACGGGGACGACAGAAACACGCCGTGTCAGGCAATCCCCTGAAATGTCCGGGAAATCACCGACTTCAATCTGGTATATGAAATCCGAGATTTTCCAGTGCACGGCCGGATCGATCATGACGGTCATCCGCGTTGTTCCGTGCCTCTCCATTACCTGCGGGGATCCGCACATATGTCTCTCTCTCACCGCACCGGATGGTTCGTCGCCACGGCAACCGTGGCCGCGACGCTCGCATACGGTTTCGCGTGCGCACCGGCCAGTCGTTCGACTGGCGCGATCGGCGCGGGTGACGCCGCCAGCAAGGTGTACGTCGCTCCCGGCTCTCACGACGAGTTCTACGCCTTCCTCTCCGGCGGCTTCAACGGACAGGTGGGTGTGTACGGCCTGCCCTCCGGCCGTCTGCTGAAGATCATCCCGGTCTTCTCGCAGTTCGCCGAGAATGGCTACGGCTACTCGGAAGAAACGAAGCCGATGCTGGAAACGACCTTCGGGAACATCCCGTGGGACGATCTGCACCATACCGCGCTGTCGCAGACCAACGGCGAAGACGACGGACGCTGGCTGTTCGTGAACGCCAACAACACGCCGCGTGTGGCGCGTGTGGATCTGACGACGTTCGAGACGTCCGAGATTCTGCAGATTCCGAACTCGGGTGGCAATCACGGCTCGCCGTTCATCACGTCGAACAGCGAATATGTGCTGGCCTCGACGCGTTTCTCGCTGCCCATCCCGCAGGCCGACGTACCGATCGCCGACTACGCGAAGAAGTTCAAGGGCACGATCTCCTTCGTGAAAGCCAACGAACCGGGCAAGATGGATGTGGCATTCCAGTTGCTCGTGCCGGGCTACAACTACGATCTCGCGCGCGCCGGCAAGGGCCCGTCGAAGGACTGGGTGTTCTTCACGTCGTACAACTCCGAGCAGGCGTACGAGAAGCTCGAAGTGAACGCCTCGAAGGCCGACAAGGACTTCATCGCGGCGATCAACTTCCGCACGCTCGAAGCCTGCGTGAAGAACGGCAAGGCCGAAACATGGCCGGCCGATTACATGCACAACGTGATGGACGACTTCTCGCGCATGGCGCAGGTGGAGCGCAAGCAGTCGGTGAAGGTGCTGACCCCCACGAGCTGCCCCGATGCGATCTACTTCCTGCCCACCCCGAAGTCGCCGCACGGCGCCGACGTGGATCCGACGGGTGAGTACATCGTGGCCGGTGGCAAGCTGGCGACGGTGATTCCGGTGCACTCGTTCACCAAGCTGCAGCAGGCGATCAAGGACAAGGCGTTCGAAACGACGATCGACGGCATTCCGGTGCTCAAGTACGAAGCCATCCTCGCCGGCGAGGTGAAGGATCCGGGTCTGGGCCCCCTGCACACGGAATTCGACGGCAAGGGCTATGCGTACACGTCGCTCTTCATCTCCAGCGAGATCGTGAAGTGGAAGCTGGGCACGTGGGAGATCGTCGACCGGGTGCCGACCTACTACTCGATCGGTCACCTCATGATTCCCGGTGGCGCGACCACCAAGCCCGCGGGCAAGTACGTCGTCGCGCTCAACAAGATCACGAAGGACCGCTATCTGCCGACGGGTCCGGAGCTCACGCAGTCCGCGCAGCTCTACGACATCTCGGGCGACAAGATGAAGTTG
The nucleotide sequence above comes from Gemmatimonas aurantiaca. Encoded proteins:
- the nosZ gene encoding Sec-dependent nitrous-oxide reductase — translated: MSLSHRTGWFVATATVAATLAYGFACAPASRSTGAIGAGDAASKVYVAPGSHDEFYAFLSGGFNGQVGVYGLPSGRLLKIIPVFSQFAENGYGYSEETKPMLETTFGNIPWDDLHHTALSQTNGEDDGRWLFVNANNTPRVARVDLTTFETSEILQIPNSGGNHGSPFITSNSEYVLASTRFSLPIPQADVPIADYAKKFKGTISFVKANEPGKMDVAFQLLVPGYNYDLARAGKGPSKDWVFFTSYNSEQAYEKLEVNASKADKDFIAAINFRTLEACVKNGKAETWPADYMHNVMDDFSRMAQVERKQSVKVLTPTSCPDAIYFLPTPKSPHGADVDPTGEYIVAGGKLATVIPVHSFTKLQQAIKDKAFETTIDGIPVLKYEAILAGEVKDPGLGPLHTEFDGKGYAYTSLFISSEIVKWKLGTWEIVDRVPTYYSIGHLMIPGGATTKPAGKYVVALNKITKDRYLPTGPELTQSAQLYDISGDKMKLLLDFPTTGEPHYGNAIEAAKIEKQQKKFFTLAENRHPQVTKAEREAGVSRNGKVVHVRMAAIRSHFAPDNIEGVQVGDTVLFHVTNLEQDWDIPHGFAIQGATTSELLIMPGETRTLRWVPKAIGVYPMYCTDFCSALHQEMSGYVRVSPVGSSVPLSANTIKAQGQVARAAARGVTLPTPPGGVAPAPAPASAGHAHAPSPR
- a CDS encoding Rrf2 family transcriptional regulator, which gives rise to MRLTRFTDNALRCLMVLGLEPEACIPVHTIAVRMNMSHEHLVKIVQRLAELGYVETVRGRNGGVRLAMPATAIALGVLVRRMEDNLALVECFDPEHNTCPIAPACVLAGMLDEALSAFLAVLDGYSLADALRPGRQLTVLMRAMPTLPLAPPSPA